The following proteins are encoded in a genomic region of Neospora caninum Liverpool complete genome, chromosome XI:
- a CDS encoding putative U3 small nucleolar ribonucleoprotein protein, translated as MLRRTVRLRKEYLFRKATEEKARVLADRKKRLKEALESGKPVPTDLRGEAGQKLLPTLDLEDVNTAQTTSHIDDEYAYAGVEDPKVVLTTSRNPSSRLQQFVKELRLLIPNSQRINRGGYVVNDLVELCRSNSVTDLIIIHEHRGQPDAMVVCHLPHGPAAHFNLSGVALRHDLPEKPANMSEAAPHLVFHNFTSRVDEENSAEKRGRLELVEVGPRFTLKPYRIDLGTAEMKDVETEWAVRPFFNKPKAALTE; from the exons ATGTTGCGCAGGACTGTGCGACTCCGGAAGGAGTACCTCTTCCGGAAAGCGACtgaggagaaggcgcgagtgCTTgcagacaggaaaaaacggctgaaggaggcgctggagagcgGAAAACCCGTCCCCACCGATTTGCGTGGAGAGGCGGGTCAGAAACTCCTTCCCACTCTCGACCTCGAGGATGTAAACACGGCCCAGACGACCTCCCATATCGACGACGAGTACGCCTACGCAG GCGTTGAAGACCCGAAAGTTGTGTTGACGACATCGAGAAATCCTTCGAGTCGCCTCCAGCAGTTCGTGAAGGAGCTGCGCTTGCTGATTCCAAACAGTCAAAGGATAAACCGGGGTGGCTACGTGGTGAATGACCTAGTCGAACTCTGTCGCAGCAACAGCGTGACCGACTTGATCATCATCCACGAACACAGAG GCCAGCCCGACGCCATGGTCGTGTGCCACCTTCCTCACGGGCCGGCAGCTCACTTCAACCTCTCCGGAGTTGCTCTTCGCCACGATCTGCCGGAAAAGCCGGCAAATATGTCGGAA GCTGCGCCACATTTGGTTTTCCACAACTTCACGTCCCGCGTAG acgaagaaaactcagcagagaagagaggccgTCTGGAGCTAGTGGAGGTCGGCCCTCGTTTCACATTGAAGCCCTACCGGATTGACTTGGGGACAGCTGAAATGAAGGACGTGGAAACGGAGTGGGCAGTTCGGCCTTTCTTCAACAAACCGAAAGCGGCGTTAACTGAGTGA